The Amycolatopsis mongoliensis genome includes a window with the following:
- a CDS encoding R2-like ligand-binding oxidase — protein sequence MTDTLAELRTGFSSLRKGGLNWDSFPLRLFVKGNKKFWNPADIDFSRERGGWDTLNDEQKRSTTYLVAQFIAGEEAVTEDIQPFMRAMSATGRFGDEMYLTQFCFEEAKHTEVFRRWMDAVGLTQDLHPFVAENPHYRKLFYEELPQSLRALEDDPSPLNQIRASVTYNHVIEGSLALTGYYSWQLICTQHDILPGMQELVRRIGDDERRHMAWGTFTCRRHVAADDSLWDAVQQRMGELLPHALNMIQWVQDQFEEIPFDNDPQEIIQYAADRAQRRLGAIESARGMPVEQIDVDYSPEQLEETFGEEDAKAIAEAAAAAG from the coding sequence ATGACCGACACCCTCGCGGAACTGCGCACCGGGTTCTCCTCGCTGCGCAAGGGCGGCCTGAACTGGGACTCGTTCCCGCTGCGCCTGTTCGTCAAGGGGAACAAGAAGTTCTGGAACCCGGCCGACATCGACTTCAGCCGGGAACGCGGAGGCTGGGACACCCTCAACGACGAGCAAAAACGAAGCACGACGTACCTGGTCGCGCAGTTCATCGCCGGCGAAGAGGCCGTCACCGAGGACATCCAGCCGTTCATGCGCGCGATGTCGGCGACCGGCCGCTTCGGCGACGAGATGTACCTGACGCAGTTCTGCTTCGAGGAGGCCAAGCACACCGAGGTGTTCCGGCGCTGGATGGACGCGGTCGGGCTGACCCAGGACCTCCACCCGTTCGTCGCGGAGAACCCGCACTACCGCAAGCTGTTCTACGAGGAACTACCGCAGTCGCTGCGCGCGCTGGAGGACGACCCCAGTCCGCTCAACCAGATCCGCGCGAGCGTGACGTACAACCACGTCATCGAGGGCAGCCTCGCGCTGACCGGCTACTACTCGTGGCAGCTGATCTGCACCCAGCACGACATCCTGCCGGGCATGCAGGAGCTGGTCCGCCGCATCGGCGACGACGAGCGCCGGCACATGGCGTGGGGCACGTTCACGTGCCGCCGCCACGTCGCCGCGGACGACTCCCTGTGGGACGCGGTCCAGCAGCGGATGGGCGAGCTGCTGCCGCACGCGCTCAACATGATCCAGTGGGTGCAGGACCAGTTCGAGGAGATCCCGTTCGACAACGACCCGCAGGAGATCATCCAGTACGCGGCGGACCGGGCCCAGCGCCGGCTGGGCGCGATCGAGTCGGCGCGCGGGATGCCGGTGGAGCAGATCGACGTCGACTACTCGCCGGAGCAGCTGGAGGAGACGTTCGGCGAGGAGGACGCGAAGGCGATCGCGGAGGCCGCCGCGGCAGCCGGCTGA
- a CDS encoding ESX secretion-associated protein EspG has protein sequence MPEEFSLGLAEVDTAVRRTGLPANWHPFEIRSPGRTLTENERIAAASWESMRARGLAGPDKLDIEVEQTLRAWTQPDVLIVVRAAEEGRQVFYRAAVGHGLGVFSELAGEEILFAQTRPDRLVDLVVGMLPAYRPVPLAELTFIEPGTRRDADAATEFSSWPLHRYGTFELSVRVSGTLRPAGTVTFVDNAGGRFLMFSEALPGGETRVTFTPSDGSHLRTWLHERGRNH, from the coding sequence GTGCCGGAGGAATTTTCACTGGGCTTGGCTGAGGTCGACACGGCGGTCCGGCGTACCGGTCTTCCGGCGAACTGGCACCCGTTCGAGATCCGCAGCCCCGGCCGCACCCTCACGGAGAACGAACGCATCGCGGCGGCGTCCTGGGAGTCGATGCGGGCGCGCGGGCTGGCGGGGCCGGACAAGCTGGACATCGAGGTGGAGCAGACGCTGCGGGCGTGGACCCAGCCGGACGTGCTGATCGTCGTCCGCGCGGCGGAGGAGGGCCGCCAGGTGTTCTACCGCGCGGCCGTCGGCCACGGCCTGGGGGTGTTTTCGGAACTGGCGGGCGAGGAGATCCTGTTCGCCCAGACCCGGCCCGACCGGCTGGTCGACCTGGTGGTCGGCATGCTCCCGGCGTACCGGCCGGTGCCGCTGGCGGAGCTGACGTTCATCGAGCCCGGCACCCGCCGCGACGCGGACGCGGCGACCGAGTTTTCGTCGTGGCCCCTGCACCGCTACGGCACGTTCGAGCTGTCGGTCCGGGTGTCGGGCACGCTGAGGCCGGCGGGAACGGTGACGTTCGTCGACAACGCGGGCGGCCGCTTCCTGATGTTCAGCGAGGCCCTGCCAGGCGGCGAAACCCGGGTCACGTTCACCCCATCGGACGGTTCTCACCTGCGCACCTGGCTCCACGAGCGTGGCAGGAACCACTGA
- a CDS encoding AAA family ATPase: MAGQGFRDELTQLLQARYPLLVVETHEEQRVLREIRAVAEDQGRLRTPRRVYVWSSTTGLAPAGGPPISETRAAAAALERVYGWGEPAVFVFVDLHPSLVSEGGHRPDPDVVRRLRELAAAFKTRPVPLSLILVSPSLPVPPELEHDATVVDFPLPDQRQIGELLDGMVAAHRQNVRISIDRDDRDMIVAAARGLTLPEAENAFARALVEGGGLDPSDLELILAEKRQAVRRSGMLDIVPAETSFDAVGGLDRLKRWLTKRTGTWTPAAAAYNLAAPKGLLLTGVPGCGKSLSAVCVANMWRLPLLRLDLGRVFAGLVGSSEKNIRTVIRTAEGIAPCVLWVDEIEKGLAGAGGGGDGGTARRVFGTFLSWMQEKSAPVFVMATANQVGSLPPEFLRKGRFDEIFFVDLPSAPERAAIWRIHLRRRVTDDFVRSELRLDDALFTELADVSAGYSGAEIEQAVLSGLVDAFAEKRPLRRDDLVRAVKSTVPLSVTQADEILAIRNWAETRAVAATDTEAEVEAAPVAPPPPESPRGRTIDV, translated from the coding sequence ATGGCCGGCCAGGGGTTTCGCGACGAGCTGACCCAGTTGCTGCAGGCTCGCTACCCGCTGCTGGTCGTCGAGACGCACGAAGAGCAGCGGGTGCTGCGGGAGATCCGCGCGGTGGCCGAGGACCAGGGCCGGCTGCGGACACCCCGGCGGGTGTACGTCTGGTCGTCCACCACCGGGCTGGCCCCCGCGGGCGGCCCGCCGATCAGCGAGACCCGCGCCGCGGCCGCCGCGCTCGAGCGCGTCTACGGCTGGGGTGAACCCGCCGTGTTCGTCTTCGTCGACCTGCACCCGTCGCTGGTTTCCGAGGGCGGGCACCGGCCGGACCCCGACGTCGTCCGGCGGCTGCGGGAGCTCGCCGCCGCGTTCAAGACCCGGCCGGTGCCGCTCAGCCTGATCCTCGTGTCGCCGTCGCTGCCCGTGCCGCCGGAACTGGAGCACGACGCCACCGTCGTCGACTTCCCGCTGCCCGACCAGCGCCAGATCGGTGAGCTGCTCGACGGCATGGTCGCCGCGCACCGGCAGAACGTCCGGATCAGCATCGACCGCGACGACCGGGACATGATCGTCGCCGCGGCGCGCGGGCTGACCCTGCCGGAGGCCGAGAACGCGTTCGCCAGGGCGCTCGTCGAAGGCGGCGGGCTCGACCCGAGCGACCTGGAGCTGATCCTCGCCGAGAAGCGCCAGGCCGTCCGCCGGTCCGGGATGCTCGACATCGTGCCGGCGGAAACCAGCTTCGACGCCGTCGGCGGCCTCGACCGGCTCAAGCGGTGGCTGACCAAGCGCACCGGCACGTGGACACCCGCGGCGGCGGCGTACAACCTCGCGGCGCCGAAGGGCCTGCTGCTCACCGGCGTTCCCGGCTGCGGCAAGAGCCTGTCCGCGGTGTGCGTCGCGAACATGTGGCGGCTGCCGCTGCTGCGCCTGGACCTGGGCCGCGTCTTCGCCGGCCTGGTCGGCTCCAGCGAGAAGAACATCCGCACGGTCATCCGCACCGCGGAGGGCATCGCGCCGTGCGTGCTGTGGGTCGACGAGATCGAGAAGGGCCTCGCCGGCGCGGGCGGCGGGGGCGACGGCGGCACCGCGCGGCGCGTCTTCGGCACGTTCCTCTCGTGGATGCAGGAGAAGTCGGCGCCGGTGTTCGTGATGGCCACCGCGAACCAGGTCGGCTCGCTGCCGCCGGAGTTCCTCCGCAAGGGCCGCTTCGACGAGATCTTCTTCGTCGACCTGCCCTCGGCGCCCGAGCGCGCCGCGATCTGGCGGATCCACCTGCGCCGGCGCGTCACCGACGACTTCGTCCGCAGCGAGCTGCGGTTGGACGACGCCCTGTTCACCGAGCTCGCCGACGTCAGTGCGGGCTACAGCGGCGCCGAGATCGAGCAGGCCGTGCTGTCCGGCCTGGTCGACGCGTTCGCCGAGAAGCGGCCGCTGCGCCGCGACGACCTGGTGCGGGCGGTGAAGTCGACCGTGCCGCTGTCGGTCACCCAGGCCGACGAAATCCTGGCCATCCGGAACTGGGCGGAGACCCGGGCCGTCGCAGCGACGGACACCGAAGCCGAGGTCGAGGCGGCCCCGGTCGCGCCGCCACCGCCGGAGTCCCCGAGGGGAAGGACGATCGACGTATGA
- a CDS encoding DUF2771 family protein: MRRSRVVALLAAGGFAVAGCSAPGPAEVTFYADGHTINTTPVLSCDYSQQLAQPCSAKGDTQTLKVRPGKPVQISVPGEVADAPWQIVYEYVTPQGEYKQSDPIPFTSLDRYAYTVTPPTPADRISAVDVQKYTAVLNSSTGESGLLPSDVWGLRLEA, encoded by the coding sequence ATGCGACGTTCCCGGGTGGTGGCCCTGCTTGCGGCCGGTGGGTTCGCGGTGGCCGGCTGCTCGGCTCCCGGCCCGGCCGAGGTCACCTTCTACGCCGACGGCCACACGATCAACACCACGCCGGTGCTGTCGTGCGACTACTCCCAGCAGCTCGCGCAGCCGTGCAGCGCCAAGGGCGACACGCAGACGCTGAAGGTCCGCCCGGGCAAGCCCGTGCAGATCTCGGTGCCCGGCGAGGTCGCCGACGCGCCGTGGCAGATCGTCTACGAGTACGTGACCCCGCAGGGCGAGTACAAGCAGAGCGACCCGATCCCGTTCACGTCACTGGACCGGTACGCCTACACCGTCACCCCGCCGACGCCCGCCGACCGCATCTCGGCGGTCGACGTGCAGAAGTACACGGCCGTGCTGAACTCCAGCACCGGCGAGTCGGGCCTGCTGCCCAGCGACGTGTGGGGCCTGCGGCTCGAGGCTTAG
- a CDS encoding DUF3558 family protein: MISQRIPSVLAAAAFTVLAVAACTSQVGGQANPSSAVSTTDTSSTAPSSSDPDNPFASLNPCSLLDQALASEGFPAAIPTVADAKESCAANKPRAGDVSPVDVALSLQPGRGYKNNVSNPSQASEGKVHERAAVEVREPRQSPGQCGIWLEVKPSSRAFVLVTSGSDTANACKLVEGFSEKIEPLLPKN; this comes from the coding sequence GTGATCTCTCAACGCATCCCGTCCGTTCTGGCCGCCGCCGCTTTCACGGTGTTGGCGGTGGCTGCCTGCACCAGTCAGGTCGGCGGTCAAGCGAACCCGAGCTCGGCCGTCAGCACGACGGATACATCCAGCACTGCCCCGTCGTCGAGCGATCCGGACAATCCCTTCGCCTCCCTGAACCCGTGCTCGCTCTTGGACCAAGCGCTTGCCAGTGAAGGTTTTCCGGCGGCGATCCCGACCGTCGCCGACGCGAAGGAAAGCTGCGCCGCGAACAAGCCGAGGGCCGGCGACGTGAGCCCGGTCGACGTGGCGCTGTCCCTTCAGCCCGGCCGAGGCTACAAGAACAACGTCAGCAACCCGAGCCAAGCAAGTGAGGGGAAGGTCCACGAGCGCGCAGCGGTCGAGGTACGCGAACCTCGCCAGTCGCCCGGGCAGTGCGGCATCTGGCTGGAAGTGAAGCCGTCATCCCGTGCCTTCGTGCTGGTGACCTCGGGATCGGACACGGCCAACGCCTGCAAGCTCGTCGAAGGATTCTCGGAGAAAATCGAACCCCTGCTGCCGAAGAACTGA
- a CDS encoding HAD family hydrolase gives MGITVGFDLDMTLIDPRPGMVAAMNALGAEAGLPLDGEHFAANLGPPLDDALRGFEAPEERIPGLVDRFRALYPELVVPITVALPGAAEALRAVRAAGGRTLVVTGKYGPNAQLHVDALGLEVDELVGELWSTRKAEALLAHDARVYVGDHAGDVRGALAAGATPVGVATGPCDRTLLLSEGAEVVFDSLTEFPDWFERTFAGSVVP, from the coding sequence GTGGGCATCACGGTGGGGTTCGACCTCGACATGACACTGATCGACCCGCGGCCGGGCATGGTCGCGGCGATGAACGCGCTCGGCGCCGAAGCGGGCCTGCCGCTGGACGGAGAGCACTTCGCCGCCAACCTCGGCCCGCCCCTCGACGACGCGCTGCGCGGCTTCGAGGCGCCCGAGGAGCGCATCCCGGGTCTCGTCGACCGGTTCCGCGCGCTGTACCCGGAGCTGGTCGTGCCCATCACCGTCGCACTGCCGGGCGCGGCCGAGGCGCTCCGGGCGGTGCGCGCGGCCGGCGGGCGCACGCTGGTCGTCACCGGGAAGTACGGGCCCAACGCGCAGCTGCACGTCGACGCGCTCGGCCTGGAGGTCGACGAGCTCGTCGGCGAGCTGTGGTCGACGCGGAAGGCGGAGGCGCTCCTGGCGCACGACGCCCGGGTGTATGTCGGAGATCACGCCGGCGATGTCCGGGGAGCACTCGCCGCGGGCGCGACCCCGGTCGGCGTCGCCACGGGCCCGTGCGACCGCACGCTCCTGCTGAGCGAGGGCGCCGAGGTGGTGTTCGACTCGCTGACGGAGTTCCCGGACTGGTTCGAGCGGACCTTCGCGGGGAGCGTGGTGCCCTAG
- a CDS encoding cold-shock protein: protein MPTGKVKWYDAEKGFGFVTQDGGADVYIRKAALPQGVEGLKAGQRLEFGVADGRRGPQALSVRLLDPPPSVAEARRRPAEELHGLIEDMIKLLELKVQPDLRRNRYPDRKHTKQIGEIMRAVARDLDP from the coding sequence GTGCCGACCGGCAAGGTCAAGTGGTACGACGCGGAGAAGGGGTTCGGCTTCGTCACGCAGGACGGCGGCGCCGACGTCTACATTCGCAAGGCCGCGCTGCCGCAGGGCGTCGAGGGGCTCAAGGCCGGGCAGCGGCTCGAGTTCGGCGTCGCCGACGGCCGCCGCGGGCCGCAGGCCCTTTCCGTCCGCCTGCTCGACCCGCCGCCGTCGGTCGCCGAGGCGCGGCGCCGTCCCGCGGAGGAGCTGCACGGCCTGATCGAGGACATGATCAAGCTCCTCGAGCTGAAGGTGCAGCCGGACCTGCGGCGCAACCGCTACCCGGACCGCAAGCACACCAAGCAGATCGGCGAGATCATGCGCGCGGTGGCCCGGGACCTCGATCCCTAA
- a CDS encoding TetR/AcrR family transcriptional regulator: protein MTSFTDRTKASLREALLDAAADLLPEGGYAGLRMADVAARAGVSRQTVYNEFGNKAALTQAVALRTASEFLDGIRQRFETADGLLAGIHHAVVYTIEHARENRLVAAALGTEAGEDLLPLLTTRGEPILTAAAELAAEQYRELEPGLSAEAAALLAETVVRLSLSHLVLPTHSATEAADSVTAVLAPTIRQFVHNGVTR, encoded by the coding sequence GTGACCAGCTTCACTGACCGGACGAAGGCGTCTCTTCGCGAAGCCCTGCTCGACGCCGCCGCGGACCTGCTGCCGGAGGGCGGCTACGCGGGGCTGCGGATGGCCGACGTGGCGGCCCGGGCCGGGGTGAGCAGGCAGACCGTCTACAACGAGTTCGGCAACAAGGCGGCGCTGACCCAGGCGGTGGCGCTGCGCACCGCGTCGGAGTTCCTCGACGGGATCCGGCAGCGGTTCGAAACGGCGGACGGGCTCCTGGCGGGCATCCACCACGCCGTCGTCTACACGATCGAGCACGCGCGGGAGAACCGCCTGGTCGCGGCGGCGCTCGGCACCGAAGCCGGCGAGGACCTGCTGCCGCTGCTCACCACCAGGGGCGAGCCGATCCTCACCGCGGCCGCCGAGCTCGCCGCCGAGCAGTACCGGGAGCTCGAACCGGGGCTTTCGGCGGAGGCGGCCGCCCTGCTCGCGGAGACCGTGGTGCGGCTTTCCCTGTCGCACCTGGTGCTCCCCACGCACTCGGCGACCGAAGCCGCCGACTCCGTCACCGCGGTGCTGGCACCCACCATCCGCCAATTCGTCCACAATGGAGTGACACGATGA
- a CDS encoding MFS transporter, producing the protein MALFGSRSDGSGSQPRGRKPKRRWAPEPGAAQAKPWREAVAPTRAEHTRVEHRSAPPPTRVERPVPPPSPPPRGGYYDDRVPNANEAPTAAAPRGHRPPPPRGARPYDPNRTEPVHREPPGFYQGERRPGSGEYEHYDTGGYAGEPRPPEPAPQPPREEPRTPGGTPKLPKKITVTRVAAMRSRQLTGQAVGAFQRATKADGAEKSGLTSLTYAVMLNYASDAAMAIALANTLFFAATSGESKGKVALYLLITIAPFALVAPVIGPALDKVQRGRRLAMCASSVGQGLMAVVMALHFDDWLLYPAALGMMVLSKSFTVLKAAVTPRVLPSEITLSKTNARLTTFGLVAAGAFGALASGINAISGSAGALWFTALICVAAAVQSMRIPAWVEATEGEVPTSLWAHPKEKKRRQPMGRHIVVALWGNGSVRILTGFLMMFAAFAVKAQTEGSGQTPFMQLLLLGVIGAAAGAGGFLGNALGSRLHFGRPDQVIVGCVAGCVLAALVATILPGLATAAIVGLVGATASALAKISLDAVIQEDLPEESRASAFGRSETVLQLAWCLGGAVGLLLPPTYWIGFLVITLVLAVGLTQTYLVRRGGSLVPGLGGDRPLRPEPTGSFPAQGLPRDPAPRR; encoded by the coding sequence GTGGCACTCTTCGGCTCCCGCTCCGACGGCTCCGGCTCGCAGCCGCGCGGCCGCAAGCCGAAGCGGCGCTGGGCACCGGAGCCGGGCGCGGCGCAGGCCAAGCCGTGGCGGGAGGCCGTCGCCCCCACCCGGGCGGAGCACACCCGCGTCGAGCACCGGAGTGCGCCGCCGCCCACCCGCGTCGAACGGCCCGTCCCGCCACCGTCGCCACCCCCGCGTGGTGGCTACTACGACGACCGCGTGCCGAACGCGAACGAAGCGCCGACCGCCGCCGCGCCGCGGGGGCACCGTCCGCCGCCTCCGCGCGGTGCCCGGCCGTACGACCCGAACCGCACCGAGCCCGTGCACCGCGAGCCGCCCGGTTTCTACCAGGGCGAACGCCGCCCCGGCAGCGGTGAGTACGAGCACTACGACACCGGCGGCTACGCGGGCGAACCGCGGCCGCCCGAGCCGGCGCCCCAGCCGCCGCGGGAGGAACCGCGCACCCCGGGCGGCACGCCGAAGCTGCCGAAGAAGATCACCGTCACGCGGGTCGCGGCGATGCGCAGCCGGCAGCTGACCGGCCAGGCCGTGGGCGCCTTCCAGCGCGCGACGAAGGCCGACGGCGCCGAAAAATCCGGTCTCACGTCGCTGACCTACGCCGTGATGCTGAACTACGCCAGCGACGCGGCGATGGCCATCGCGCTGGCCAACACCCTGTTCTTCGCCGCGACGAGCGGCGAGAGCAAGGGCAAGGTCGCGCTCTACCTGCTGATCACGATCGCGCCGTTCGCGCTGGTCGCGCCGGTGATCGGGCCCGCGCTCGACAAGGTCCAGCGCGGCCGGCGGCTGGCGATGTGCGCGTCGTCGGTCGGCCAGGGGCTGATGGCCGTCGTGATGGCCCTGCACTTCGACGACTGGCTGCTCTACCCGGCCGCACTCGGGATGATGGTGCTGTCGAAGTCGTTCACCGTGCTCAAGGCCGCGGTGACACCGCGGGTGCTGCCGTCGGAGATCACGCTCTCCAAGACCAACGCCCGGCTGACCACGTTCGGCCTGGTCGCCGCGGGCGCGTTCGGCGCGCTGGCCAGCGGCATCAACGCGATCTCCGGCTCGGCGGGCGCGCTCTGGTTCACCGCGCTGATCTGCGTCGCCGCCGCCGTGCAGTCGATGCGGATCCCGGCCTGGGTCGAGGCGACCGAGGGTGAGGTGCCGACGTCGCTGTGGGCCCACCCGAAGGAGAAGAAGCGCCGTCAGCCGATGGGGCGCCACATCGTCGTCGCGCTCTGGGGCAACGGCTCGGTGCGCATCCTCACCGGCTTCCTCATGATGTTCGCCGCGTTCGCGGTGAAGGCCCAGACCGAAGGCAGCGGGCAGACGCCGTTCATGCAGCTGCTGCTGCTCGGCGTGATCGGCGCCGCCGCGGGCGCCGGCGGGTTCCTCGGCAACGCGCTGGGCTCACGCCTGCACTTCGGCCGCCCGGACCAGGTGATCGTCGGGTGCGTGGCGGGCTGCGTGCTGGCCGCGCTGGTCGCGACGATCCTGCCCGGCCTGGCCACGGCCGCGATCGTCGGCCTGGTCGGCGCGACGGCCAGCGCGCTGGCCAAGATCAGCCTCGACGCCGTCATCCAGGAGGACCTGCCCGAGGAGTCGCGCGCGTCGGCGTTCGGCCGCTCGGAAACCGTGCTGCAGCTGGCCTGGTGCCTCGGCGGGGCGGTCGGCCTGCTGCTGCCGCCGACGTACTGGATCGGCTTCCTGGTGATCACGCTCGTGCTGGCGGTCGGCCTGACCCAGACGTACCTGGTGCGCCGCGGCGGCTCGCTCGTGCCGGGCCTCGGCGGCGACCGGCCGCTGCGCCCCGAGCCGACCGGCAGCTTCCCGGCCCAGGGCCTGCCCAGGGACCCGGCGCCCCGCCGGTAG
- a CDS encoding DUF2997 domain-containing protein, producing MTHRVTVTIGKDGSISAETHGVTGSKCLDYIPLLEDLLGAETVTSEFTEDYRRTSVQAENTASQQQSQWNS from the coding sequence ATGACGCACCGCGTGACCGTCACCATCGGCAAGGACGGCTCGATCAGCGCCGAGACGCACGGCGTGACCGGGTCCAAGTGCCTCGACTACATCCCGCTGCTGGAGGACCTGCTCGGCGCGGAGACCGTGACGTCGGAGTTCACCGAGGACTACCGGCGCACGTCCGTCCAGGCGGAGAACACCGCTTCGCAGCAGCAGTCGCAATGGAACTCCTGA
- a CDS encoding 4Fe-4S single cluster domain-containing protein, whose amino-acid sequence MELLNLHRIVDVTAAEGPGLRCAVWTQGCSVRCPGCFNPQTWTTRGGALVPWQELVSRVLAIDGIEGVTLLGGEPFDQPEPLGLFAAAVREAGLSVMTFTGHVLEELPPSKLLDSTDLLVDGPFLADRPETSRPWVGSVNQRFHFLTDRYDESIFTTPNRLELTIAPDGAIELNGFATTEVLEALLEGDHR is encoded by the coding sequence ATGGAACTCCTGAACCTCCACCGGATCGTCGACGTCACCGCGGCCGAAGGCCCCGGCCTGCGGTGCGCGGTGTGGACGCAGGGCTGTTCGGTGCGCTGCCCCGGCTGCTTCAACCCGCAGACGTGGACGACCCGCGGCGGCGCGCTCGTGCCGTGGCAGGAGCTGGTTTCGCGCGTCCTGGCAATCGACGGCATCGAGGGCGTCACGCTGCTCGGCGGCGAGCCGTTCGACCAGCCGGAACCGCTGGGTCTCTTCGCCGCAGCCGTCCGTGAAGCGGGTCTTTCGGTGATGACCTTCACCGGGCACGTCCTGGAGGAGCTGCCGCCGTCGAAGCTCCTGGACTCGACGGATCTGCTGGTGGACGGGCCTTTCCTCGCCGACCGGCCGGAGACCTCGCGGCCGTGGGTCGGGTCGGTGAACCAGCGGTTCCACTTCCTGACCGACCGCTACGACGAGTCGATCTTCACCACCCCGAACCGCCTCGAGCTGACGATCGCCCCGGACGGCGCGATCGAGCTGAACGGGTTCGCCACCACCGAAGTACTCGAAGCGCTGCTCGAAGGGGATCACCGATGA
- a CDS encoding AMP-binding protein has protein sequence MPDAPALPSYDSGIAEVPLLGDTIGDNFDRTVAAFGDRDALVDRTAGRRWTYRELAAEVNALALGLVARGIGKGDRVGIWSPNRAEWTFLQYATAKIGAILVNINPAYRSHELEYVVNQAGIGLLVASDKFKTSDYPAMVDEVREKCAALEHVVILGSESWQALMDAGWQGDPATLAEKQAALSADDPINIQYTSGTTGFPKGATLSHHNILNNGYFVGELCSYTEFDKVCIPVPFYHCFGMVMGNLACTSHGACMVIPAPAFDPRATLEAVAAEQCTSLYGVPTMFIAELNHPDFASFDLSSLRTGIMAGSPCPVEVMKQVIDRMGMAEVSICYGMTETSPVSTQTRSDDSIERRVSTVGRVGPHLEIKVVDPETGLTVPRGEPGELCTRGYSVMLGYWEQADKTAEAIDAARWMHTGDLAVMDDDGYVNITGRIKDMVIRGGENLYPREIEEFLYTHPDILDAQVIGVPDEKYGEELMVWIQMREGAEPLTVEKVREFCEGKLARYKIPRYVQVVDAFPMTVTGKVRKVEMREKSISLLGLEKAAAAKHA, from the coding sequence ATGCCTGACGCGCCCGCCCTGCCGAGCTACGACTCGGGAATCGCCGAGGTTCCGCTGCTCGGGGACACCATCGGCGACAACTTCGATCGGACGGTGGCGGCCTTCGGCGATCGCGACGCCCTGGTCGACCGGACGGCCGGCCGCCGGTGGACCTACCGCGAGCTGGCCGCCGAGGTGAACGCGCTGGCGCTGGGCCTCGTCGCGCGGGGTATCGGCAAGGGCGACCGGGTCGGGATCTGGTCGCCGAACCGCGCGGAGTGGACGTTCCTGCAGTACGCGACGGCGAAGATCGGCGCCATCCTGGTCAACATCAACCCCGCCTACCGGTCGCACGAGCTGGAGTACGTGGTCAACCAGGCCGGGATCGGCCTGCTGGTCGCGTCGGACAAGTTCAAGACGTCCGACTACCCGGCGATGGTCGACGAGGTCCGGGAGAAGTGCGCCGCGCTGGAGCACGTGGTGATCCTCGGCAGCGAGAGCTGGCAGGCGCTGATGGACGCCGGCTGGCAGGGCGATCCGGCAACGCTGGCGGAGAAGCAGGCCGCGCTCTCGGCCGACGACCCGATCAACATCCAGTACACCTCGGGCACGACCGGCTTCCCCAAGGGCGCCACCCTCAGCCACCACAACATCCTCAACAACGGCTACTTCGTCGGCGAACTGTGCAGCTACACCGAATTCGACAAGGTGTGCATCCCGGTGCCCTTCTACCACTGCTTCGGCATGGTGATGGGCAACCTCGCGTGCACCAGCCACGGCGCGTGCATGGTGATCCCGGCGCCGGCGTTCGACCCTCGCGCCACGCTCGAAGCCGTCGCCGCCGAGCAGTGCACGTCCCTCTACGGCGTGCCGACGATGTTCATCGCCGAGCTGAACCACCCGGACTTCGCGAGCTTCGACCTGTCGTCGCTGCGGACCGGGATCATGGCGGGCTCGCCGTGCCCGGTCGAGGTGATGAAGCAGGTCATCGACCGGATGGGGATGGCGGAGGTGTCGATCTGCTACGGCATGACCGAGACGTCCCCGGTGTCGACGCAGACCCGGTCGGACGACTCGATCGAACGTCGCGTGTCGACGGTCGGGCGGGTCGGGCCGCACCTGGAGATCAAGGTCGTCGACCCGGAAACCGGGCTGACGGTGCCGCGCGGGGAGCCGGGCGAGCTGTGCACGCGCGGGTATTCGGTGATGCTCGGGTACTGGGAGCAGGCGGACAAGACGGCCGAAGCGATCGACGCGGCCCGCTGGATGCACACCGGCGACCTGGCGGTCATGGACGACGACGGCTACGTCAACATCACCGGCCGCATCAAGGACATGGTCATCCGCGGCGGCGAAAACCTGTACCCGCGCGAGATCGAGGAGTTCCTCTACACGCACCCGGACATCCTCGACGCGCAGGTCATCGGCGTCCCGGACGAGAAGTACGGCGAAGAGCTGATGGTGTGGATCCAGATGCGCGAAGGCGCGGAGCCGCTGACGGTGGAGAAGGTGCGTGAGTTCTGCGAAGGGAAGCTCGCGCGCTACAAGATCCCGCGGTACGTGCAGGTCGTCGACGCGTTCCCGATGACGGTGACCGGCAAGGTGCGCAAGGTCGAGATGCGCGAGAAGTCGATCAGCCTGCTGGGCTTGGAAAAGGCAGCCGCCGCCAAGCACGCCTGA